GCGAGGAAACTGGGTGACGTCGAACTGCGGTCGAGCAGAGTGAAGTGAGAGACCCACGCTCTGCGTGTATCGGCGGGTAGAGCGGACGACTCGTGCCGCAAGTGTAACAGTGGACGAACGCTTACCTGTCATCGGATGGTACGTTTCGATACCATGCCCAAACCCAGTCGGCGCGTCTTTGCTCTACTGTCGCTCTGTTACGCAGTTCTGGTGCTGGTGGCTATTGACGAAGGGGACCTCGCTAAAGCCACTCAATGGACAGCTATCGGTGTAACGGTGACTTTCGGGTTGTGGTGGTGGAACTCCGAGAGCCCAACCAACTGATACGCTCACGCTCTCAGTGTATCGATGCCCCTGTGCTGCAGATCTGACGAGCACTGTGCGTCAATCGTCTGTCGTAGTGGCTCCCAATCTGTGTTCAGATATCGCTCTGAATCGCTTGCTGAAGGCCGCTCATGAACGACGTGAACGCGACGACGACGCCGATGATGAAGAACAGTCCGTTGAACCACCACCCACCGCCCGAAACTGACCCCGTGTTCGGATTCGCTTTCATGTATCCGTACCAATGGTACGATTCGAAGGTGTAGAGCATCACGAACAGACCAAGAGCTACACCAAGACCATACTTCACGAAGGTCAGTGAATCGGTGCTCATCACCAGTGTTCAGCTATATCCCCGTATATTTGTTCTCATTGTCTAGTTCGGAACGGTAGATTCACGCACTCAGTCTAGCAATCTCGGCAACCGACGTAGACGGCAGTGACGGACGCTATCCACCGACATAGCCGGCCGACAAGGTGATGAAGGCGGATAGTGTCCTGTCGACAAGCGTACCCGATGCCGCTCGTCGGCATCGACGCTGATCACACCCATGACGTTCCCAGAGTACCTCTCGCTCGACTACGACGACGGCCGCGGCCAGAGCGCCGCCGACTACCCCGCGCTGGAGGACAAACTCGGCAAGGCCGTCGAGGTCACCCGTACCGCCCTCGAACAGTACCGCGACCCGGCGGTGATGTGGACCGGCGGGAAGGACTCGACGCTCGTCCTCTACTTCGTCCGGGAGGTGGCCGAGGAGCACGGCCACGACGTGCCGCCCGTCGTCTTCATCGACCACTACCAGCACTTCGACGAGGTCGAGGCGTTCGTCGAGCGCTGGGCCGAGGAGTGGGACCTGGACCTCGTCGTCGCCCGCAACGACGACCCCGCCTTCGAGCGCCACACGCCCGGCGAGGACGTACCCGTCGACTCGCTCACCGAGGCGAACCGCCGGGAGCTCGCGCGGGCGGACCACGAGGGCGAGACGTTCCGCTTCGAGGCCGACAGCCTCGGGGGAAACCACCTGCTGAAGACCGTCGCGCTCAACGAGGTCGTCGCGGAACACGGCTTCGACGGCATCTTCTCGGGGGTCCGCTGGGACGAACAGGAGGCCCGCGCCGACGAGACGTTCTTCAGCCCCCGCCACGACTCCGAGAAGTACCCGCCTCACGACCGCGTCCACAGCATCCTCCAGTTCGACGAACGGGCGCTCTGGGACGCGATGTGGTACTACGTCGTCCCCGACGCCGTCGAGGGCTGGCCGGAGGGCCACGTCCCCCGGACCGACGACGACATGCCGGAGGGCGTCACGGCCGACGACGTCCCGGTCGGCCCAAAGTACTTCGAGGGGTTCCGGTCGCTCGGAACCGAGGAGGGGTCGGCGAAGTCCGACGACGCCCCCGCATGGTTGCAGGACCTCGACGGGACGACGGAGCGTCAGGGCCGTGCCCAGGACAAGGAGGACCTGATGGCCCGGTTGCGCGACCTGGGGTACATGTAGCGGTCGGACTCGTCGCCCGCCGGACCAGCGTCGCCCCCACGTCCGGGCGGTCGATGGCCGCGGGCTACACGCTGATACCGCTCGCGCCCGTACCGTCGGTCGTCCCGATGCCGACCACCTGCGAACTCTGTCGTCGACGGTTCCCCGACGAACTGCTCTCCGACCCGCAGGTCATCCAGCGCCACCATCTCGTCCCCGAACACCGCAAGGAGAGTCCCACCGTCACGCTCTGCCGCCCCTGTCACGAACAGGTCCACGCGACGTTCACGAACGAGGAGTTGCAGGCGGAGTACGACACGCTGGCGGCCCTCCAGAACGCGGACGCGCTACAGGGGTACCTCTCGTGGATTCGAAAGACGGCGAAACTCGACGTGCAAGTGCGGACGAGCAATCGGGTCCGTGAGCGGCGGGGATAGCGCCGTCACGACGGCCCCGAGGACACCTCGTGACGACCTCAGCGCGTCGCGCGGTACTCACCGTGTTTGACGCCGAGGAAGAGGAACACGAGTCCGCCGACGACGAGCGAGGGGAGGACCATCATGAGGATGGTCGACTGGTCCATCGGCGTAGCGAACAGTCCCAGAGTCCCGATTGCTACCAGTACGACGAAGACGGCGACGGTTCTGGTTGCGTCGAACTCCATAGACGTTCTTCGGGCGCGGGGAGAATAAGCGTTCTCGGGGTCGGGTTACTCGTCGCCGGACTTCGAGCCCGGTTTGGGGCGGACGACGTCCGCGAGCGTCACGACCAGTCCGAGGAACCAGCCGACGGGCAGGGCGATACCGAACCACATCGCGACGTACGCCGCGCCTTCGAGTTCGAACTGCTCGCGGATCGTCGTGTTCAGGTCACCGACGACCAGCACGTTGTCGAGCAGCCACTCCGCCAGCGTCGTGCTCTCGGTCAGCACCGTCCCGGCGAGCGCGGGCGAGTAGAGTGCCGCGACCACCGGCGGGAGGAACAGCGCGTTCATCGCCGCCGGGTAGGCGAGGACGACCGTCACCGCACGGCCGCCGAACTTCGTGAACAGTGCGGCGAGTGCGGCGCTGAGGACGGCCACGACGCTCGCCGCGGCGACGGCCACGAACGCCTCCGCGGAGAACGTCGAGCGCAACCAGACGAACGCGGTCAGCAGTCCCCAGACGACGGCCGTGAGACCGACGACGCCGATGGTCCCGAGTCTCGTCGCGGTCGAGTCCAGCTTCCGCGTGTAGAAGCGGGTCCCGAACCCGAGGAGGAGGAACGGGTACGTGAGGAGGAGCGCGAGGGCACCGAGGAGTCCCCAGACGTAGAACGCGCCCTGTTTCAGTGCGCCGTCCGGACGCCACCGTCCGACGACGCTGTGTGTCTGTTGGACCCGGGGGAAGACGACTGCCATCCAGTGTTCGTGTAGCTGAGCGACGTCAGCCCGGACCCCGCTGACGACGCCGTACTGCTCGCGCTCGACGACCATGCGCCACCTGAGACTCCATCTGTTGTGAATGTTCCGTCTAGGAGTATTCGGCTGTCGAAAGAAACCGACCGTGGAGAGCCGACCGTGTGCGTCGGACCGCGCTACGCCGTTACGCCGACCAGTTGTCCGGGCCGAAGTCCGGGTCGACCTGTCGCTCCTCTCGGTCGATGTCGTCGATGGCGCGGATGTCCTCGGCGTCGAGGTCGAGCGCGAGCGACTGGAAGTTGTCGCGGATGTGCTCGGGACCGGTCGCCTTCGGGATGGTCGTGACGCCCTTCTCACGGAGCCACGCGAGGCTCACCTGCGCGGGCGAGGCGTCGTGTTTCTCGCCGATGTCCTGCAGTTCCTCGACGTTCATCACCTCGCCGCGAGCCAGCGGCGAGTACGCGACGAGTTCGATGTCCTCCTCGTCGGCGTACGAGCGCAGTTCCTCCTGCTGGAGCAGCGGGTGCATCTCGACCTGGTTGGCGAAGATGGGCGCGTCGGCGACCTCCTGTGCCGTCTCGAGGTGGTGCGGTTCGAAGTTGCTCATCCCGATGCGGTCGACCGCCCCGTCCTCGACGAGTTCGTCGAGCGCGCCAAGCGTCTCCTCGGGGTCGTACTCGCCCGCCGGCCAGTGGACGTACAGCAGGTCGAGCGTGTCCACGCCGAGTTTGTTCATCGACTCCTTCGTCGTCCGGAGCACGTCGTCGTGGCCGAGGTTGGGTTTCCACACCTTCGTCGCGAGGAAGACGTCCTCACGGTCGACGTGCGCGTTCTCCAGCCCGCGACCGACGGCCTCCTCGTTGCCGTACGCCTGGGCCGTGTCGACGTGTCGGTAGCCCTGTCCCAGCGCCGTCTCGACGGACTCGGCACACTGGTCGAGGTCGTCGTTCTGCCACGTCCCGAGGCCGAGCATGGGCATCTCCTTCGCACGCGGTACGTCGTCCGGAGACAGCGACGGCTGTTGACTCATACACACGGAACGAGGGGCGTGTCCCGATTAGGGGTTGTGGAAGGCCCCTCGCGTTTCCGGCACCGATACCCAGTACTTCGGCCCGGCACCGGTCGTCACGTCGGGGCCGTCGAGCACCTGGTCGCGCAGTAACTATCGGTCGTACGTCTCGACAGAGCGACAGTAGCCTTCGTCGCACCGGTCCACTCGACAGGCCCCGTGGCGAGCGCCCGGCGACGACGCCCGAACGCTCAGGAGAGCGGGTTCCAGCGGTTGTACGGGTCCGTGAGTCGGTTTTTCGCCAGCGTCGCGAGGTACCGGAGGTCACCGGGTTCGAGCAGGCGAGCGAGCGAGCGGAAGCTTCCAGCGTTCGCCTTCCCGAGCGTCTCCGAGGAGAGGGCGTTGAGGTCGCGGATGAACCCGTCGTAGCGCTCGTTCGGGACGAGGTAGAGCAGCTCCGTCATCAGCAGCCGCGTCTGCATGTTCGGCGCGACGCGCTCGTGCCAGAGGTCCTCGTACACCGACATCCGCTCGGCGGACGTGTCGGGCGTGTCGAGCGTGAGGCAGTGGTCGGCGGTGGTAGCGGCCGCGCGTCCGGACTTCATCCCCTGGTGGATGCCCTCGCCCCAGAGCGGGTCGATGGTCGGGACGGTGTCGCCGACGGCCATGAAGCCGTCCGTGCTCAGGCGACCCGGCATCTGGATGTGGGCCGACCCCCGGAGGATGTGCGCGCCCTCGACGGGTTCGGCGTCCGCGAACCGCGGGTCGGTGTCCATCCAGTACTCCAGGTAGTCGTCGATGCGCATCCCGTCGCGGGCGAGTTCCTCGTGGCGTTCGTTCTGGATGTAACAGACGCCGACCTTCGCGGTGTCGCCGCCCGTGTGGAAGATCCACGAGTAGCCGCCCGGTGCGATGTCGTGGTCGAGGCGGAGCATCATCGCGCCGTTCAGGTCGGCGTACTCCTCGTGGTCGAGGTCGATGCCCTCTATCTTGTAGTCGATGCCGATGGCCTGGTTCGTGCGGTGGAGCGAACTCACGTCGAGCGCCTTCGCTAGCGGCGCGCTCGGACCGGTGGCGTCGACGACGATGTCGGCGTACACCTCCTCACCACCGGCGTACCGCACGCCGACGATGCGGCCGTCCTCCATGATGGGCGAGTTGACGCGCGACTCGAAGCGGAACTCCGCGCCCTTCTCGCGGGCGTCCGCGACGAGCCACTGCTTGAACGCGACGAAGTCGAGGACCGCCCCCGGCTGGCTCTGCTTGTAGTGACTGGTCGGCGACTCGACGACGACGCTGTCGGTGAACTTCTCGACGAGACGGTCGGGCACGCCGAACGCCGTCATCATCGACGGGAACGTCCCCGCGGTGGACTTGTTGCTCTGTCGCGGGAACTCGGCTTCGGCCTCGGTCTCGAGGACGAGGACGTCGTACCCACGTGCAGCGAGGTCACGAGCGCACTGCCCTCCGGCGGGACCCGCCCCGGCGATGACGACATCGAAGTGGTCGCTCTCGTCTTCGGTCATACTACTAGATGCCGTCGTCTCCCCTGTCATGAGTTTCGGTTGGACGACCACGTGATAACAGTATCCCGTTTCGGTACGACTTGGCTCCAATAGTGTCTTTTCGGCGGAGATATCTTCGATTGCCGGTGTTGATAGACCTGTGCCGCGAGTGTATCATAGAAATTGCCGGAGTAGGCCACTACACTTATTGTCTTTTAATCGTCATACTTGATAGGCCAAGCCACTCATGCTCCCCATACTCTTTCGCCGATGATTGTCAAGTTCGTCTTCCAGCAACCGACGCTGCTCGACGCACTTCGACAGATGCCATCGACGCGGGTCCGGTGGGAAGAATCTCATACGACACCGAACGGCGAGATGCTCATGCTGTTCTGGGCCGAATCCGACGACTTCGAGGCGTTCGAAGCGGCGATGCACGACGACCCGACCGTCACCGCCCCCCGATTGCTCACCGAGTTCACCGACCGCAGGCTCTATCAAGTCGAACAGATTGGTGAGGGGCGCGCCCAGAGCGTCTACGACTCCCTGACGACCGCAGGGGGTATCATCGAGGAGTGTATCGGAACCCACGATGGCTGGACGGTCGAAATCGAATTCCCCGACAACGACACACTCCAGCACTTCCACTCGGTCTGCGAGGACCACGGCCTTGAGTTCGACCTGCTCCAGAAGTACGAAGCCTCGGAGAATACTGAGCAGTCGAACCACTACGGACTATCGAAGAAACAACGCGAGACGCTGATTCGCGCCGCCGAGAAGGGGTATTTCCACGTTCCGCGTGGGACGGACCTCGACACTATCGCCGCGGAACTGGACATCTCCCATCAGGCCGCCTCCGAACGAGTGCGCCGGGCGATGGACATCCTCATCGACCACACCCTCGCTCCGGCCCGAGAGGACCCGCCTACGGAACGACACTGACTGGTCTCAGAACAGGCAGGCAACGCAGCTCGATGTGACGATTACTGTGGTGGTGTGACCGCCGAGACGAGTACTTCGTAGTCGAACCGGCCCTGTGTTTGGGTGCAGGGCCACGCCCCACGAATCTCGAACTCGTTGCGGCGACCGACTTCCAACAACTGGTTGAGTCGCTGATTGAACTCTGTTTCCGTCATGACCGAGTCAGTGTGTAGACTCATCTGGGTGTAGTGCCGTGAGCGGAGAACGACCCGCTTGAACTGTATGTTTAAG
This region of Halomarina salina genomic DNA includes:
- a CDS encoding phosphoadenosine phosphosulfate reductase family protein; the encoded protein is MTFPEYLSLDYDDGRGQSAADYPALEDKLGKAVEVTRTALEQYRDPAVMWTGGKDSTLVLYFVREVAEEHGHDVPPVVFIDHYQHFDEVEAFVERWAEEWDLDLVVARNDDPAFERHTPGEDVPVDSLTEANRRELARADHEGETFRFEADSLGGNHLLKTVALNEVVAEHGFDGIFSGVRWDEQEARADETFFSPRHDSEKYPPHDRVHSILQFDERALWDAMWYYVVPDAVEGWPEGHVPRTDDDMPEGVTADDVPVGPKYFEGFRSLGTEEGSAKSDDAPAWLQDLDGTTERQGRAQDKEDLMARLRDLGYM
- a CDS encoding HNH endonuclease → MAAGYTLIPLAPVPSVVPMPTTCELCRRRFPDELLSDPQVIQRHHLVPEHRKESPTVTLCRPCHEQVHATFTNEELQAEYDTLAALQNADALQGYLSWIRKTAKLDVQVRTSNRVRERRG
- a CDS encoding DUF7333 family protein is translated as MEFDATRTVAVFVVLVAIGTLGLFATPMDQSTILMMVLPSLVVGGLVFLFLGVKHGEYRATR
- a CDS encoding aldo/keto reductase, which encodes MSQQPSLSPDDVPRAKEMPMLGLGTWQNDDLDQCAESVETALGQGYRHVDTAQAYGNEEAVGRGLENAHVDREDVFLATKVWKPNLGHDDVLRTTKESMNKLGVDTLDLLYVHWPAGEYDPEETLGALDELVEDGAVDRIGMSNFEPHHLETAQEVADAPIFANQVEMHPLLQQEELRSYADEEDIELVAYSPLARGEVMNVEELQDIGEKHDASPAQVSLAWLREKGVTTIPKATGPEHIRDNFQSLALDLDAEDIRAIDDIDREERQVDPDFGPDNWSA
- a CDS encoding digeranylgeranylglycerophospholipid reductase, translating into MTEDESDHFDVVIAGAGPAGGQCARDLAARGYDVLVLETEAEAEFPRQSNKSTAGTFPSMMTAFGVPDRLVEKFTDSVVVESPTSHYKQSQPGAVLDFVAFKQWLVADAREKGAEFRFESRVNSPIMEDGRIVGVRYAGGEEVYADIVVDATGPSAPLAKALDVSSLHRTNQAIGIDYKIEGIDLDHEEYADLNGAMMLRLDHDIAPGGYSWIFHTGGDTAKVGVCYIQNERHEELARDGMRIDDYLEYWMDTDPRFADAEPVEGAHILRGSAHIQMPGRLSTDGFMAVGDTVPTIDPLWGEGIHQGMKSGRAAATTADHCLTLDTPDTSAERMSVYEDLWHERVAPNMQTRLLMTELLYLVPNERYDGFIRDLNALSSETLGKANAGSFRSLARLLEPGDLRYLATLAKNRLTDPYNRWNPLS
- a CDS encoding bacterio-opsin activator domain-containing protein, which codes for MIVKFVFQQPTLLDALRQMPSTRVRWEESHTTPNGEMLMLFWAESDDFEAFEAAMHDDPTVTAPRLLTEFTDRRLYQVEQIGEGRAQSVYDSLTTAGGIIEECIGTHDGWTVEIEFPDNDTLQHFHSVCEDHGLEFDLLQKYEASENTEQSNHYGLSKKQRETLIRAAEKGYFHVPRGTDLDTIAAELDISHQAASERVRRAMDILIDHTLAPAREDPPTERH